In the genome of Halobacterium noricense, one region contains:
- a CDS encoding PGF-CTERM sorting domain-containing protein — MSGDYVRAGVLVAVVVTAAAFAGLTTAATSGSIEASPNDAGATATHTVTATVDSDEGGSSWNGLAVHYEATDVSNVGQNDLVEIRIERGNSSESIDVSDDVSSVGSENNGQTLNIGLGGVYDLYEGDQIVATYDGAQNPDAGDYGVGIRINPQSSSAEASATLSISSDTTATQTATATATATPTATTTDSGGSDTTAIDSNDGDTSGGSDTTTSTSGGSDTTATTATSDSSDEDNGTSDIVSWASVDAEPAEPNANATHTVIATVDNETAGDSWNGLAVDYSGTGTNVDEVGQGDVVKIGIDRGGDAGNDTIDVNVSDDLSSVDASNDGQTLTVGLGGNYDLQYGDEVVVVYEDVQNPSEGIYQVPLDVNHQSSGGTGTAPFVLLTDDETTETATPNTETSTPTDVPTTTAESTPSTSPGFGTVAAVVALAAAALLARR; from the coding sequence ATGTCAGGGGACTACGTCCGTGCAGGGGTACTGGTGGCTGTCGTTGTCACGGCTGCCGCGTTCGCCGGGTTGACGACAGCAGCAACGAGTGGCTCGATAGAAGCGTCGCCGAACGACGCAGGCGCGACCGCGACGCACACGGTGACAGCCACGGTGGACAGCGACGAGGGTGGTAGCTCCTGGAACGGACTGGCGGTCCACTACGAGGCGACCGACGTGAGCAACGTCGGCCAGAACGACCTCGTCGAAATTCGCATCGAGCGCGGCAACAGCAGCGAGTCCATCGACGTCTCCGACGACGTCAGCAGCGTCGGTTCGGAGAACAACGGCCAGACGCTCAACATCGGACTTGGCGGCGTCTACGACCTCTACGAGGGCGACCAGATCGTCGCCACCTACGACGGCGCGCAGAACCCGGACGCAGGCGACTACGGGGTGGGCATCCGAATCAACCCGCAGAGCAGCAGCGCGGAAGCGTCCGCGACGCTCTCGATTTCGTCGGACACGACGGCCACGCAGACGGCGACTGCGACCGCCACGGCCACGCCGACCGCGACGACGACTGATTCCGGTGGGAGCGACACGACCGCGATAGACAGTAACGACGGCGATACGTCCGGCGGCAGCGACACGACCACGAGTACGTCCGGCGGCAGTGACACCACCGCGACCACCGCGACGTCGGACAGCAGCGACGAAGACAACGGTACGTCCGACATCGTCTCCTGGGCGTCCGTCGACGCGGAACCCGCGGAGCCGAACGCGAACGCGACGCACACGGTGATTGCCACGGTCGACAACGAGACCGCGGGCGACTCGTGGAACGGGCTCGCAGTCGACTACAGCGGGACGGGGACGAACGTCGACGAGGTCGGACAGGGCGACGTCGTGAAAATCGGCATCGACCGCGGCGGCGACGCGGGCAACGACACCATCGACGTGAACGTCTCCGACGACCTCAGCAGCGTCGACGCGTCGAACGACGGCCAGACGCTGACCGTCGGCCTCGGCGGGAACTACGACCTCCAGTACGGCGACGAAGTCGTGGTCGTCTACGAGGACGTCCAGAACCCCTCGGAAGGCATCTACCAGGTGCCGCTGGACGTGAACCACCAGAGCAGCGGCGGCACGGGAACCGCGCCGTTCGTCCTGTTGACGGACGACGAGACGACCGAGACCGCGACGCCGAACACCGAGACTAGCACGCCGACTGACGTGCCGACCACGACGGCGGAGTCGACGCCGTCGACGTCGCCCGGATTCGGCACCGTCGCGGCGGTCGTCGCGCTCGCCGCGGCTGCACTGCTCGCGCGCCGATAG
- a CDS encoding Glu/Leu/Phe/Val family dehydrogenase translates to MTDTNPFESLQEQLDDASEYLDVREDVLERLKQPERVLELTLSVEMDDGTIETFDAYRSQFNGDRGPYKGGIRYHPGVTRDEVKALSGWMAYKTAVVDIPYGGGKGGIELDPSEYSESELERITRSFGKEIRPFIGEDKDVPAPDVNTGQREMNWIKDTYETLENTTAPGVITGKALENGGSKGRVEATGRSTMFAAREVFDYLGKDMEEATVAVQGYGNAGSIAARLLEDLGAHVVAVSDSSGAIYNPEGFDTRHVKEFKRDTGSVAGYDGTTEEFGNEDLLTLDVDLLVPAALENAIDGDLAHDVQADVVVEAANGPLTPDADGVLTERGVHVVPDILANAGGVTVSYFEWVQNRQRFQWTEQRVNEELESVITDAFDAMIDAYEANDLPNLRMAAYVVAVQRVVDAYEGSGSWP, encoded by the coding sequence ATGACGGACACGAATCCCTTCGAGAGTCTGCAGGAACAACTCGACGACGCGAGCGAGTACCTCGACGTCCGCGAGGACGTCCTCGAACGCCTCAAACAGCCCGAGCGCGTGCTCGAACTCACGCTGTCCGTGGAGATGGACGACGGCACCATCGAGACGTTCGACGCGTACCGCTCGCAGTTCAACGGCGACCGCGGCCCGTACAAGGGCGGCATCCGCTATCACCCGGGCGTCACCCGCGACGAAGTGAAGGCGCTCTCCGGGTGGATGGCGTACAAGACGGCCGTCGTCGACATCCCCTACGGTGGGGGGAAGGGCGGCATCGAACTGGACCCCAGCGAGTACTCCGAGAGCGAGCTCGAACGCATCACGCGGTCGTTCGGCAAGGAGATTCGCCCGTTCATCGGGGAGGACAAGGACGTGCCCGCGCCCGACGTGAACACGGGTCAGCGGGAGATGAACTGGATCAAAGACACCTACGAGACGCTGGAGAACACGACCGCGCCCGGCGTCATCACGGGGAAAGCCCTCGAAAACGGCGGCAGCAAGGGTCGCGTCGAGGCGACCGGCCGCTCGACGATGTTCGCCGCCCGCGAGGTCTTCGACTACCTCGGCAAGGATATGGAGGAAGCCACGGTCGCCGTTCAGGGGTACGGGAACGCCGGCTCTATCGCCGCGCGACTCCTCGAAGACCTCGGCGCACACGTCGTCGCCGTCTCGGACTCCTCGGGCGCCATCTACAACCCCGAAGGGTTCGACACCCGCCACGTCAAGGAGTTCAAGCGCGATACCGGCAGCGTCGCGGGCTACGACGGCACGACCGAGGAGTTCGGCAACGAGGACTTGCTCACGCTCGACGTCGACCTGCTCGTGCCCGCGGCTCTGGAGAACGCCATCGACGGCGACCTCGCCCACGACGTCCAGGCCGACGTGGTCGTGGAGGCCGCGAACGGCCCGCTCACGCCGGACGCCGACGGCGTGCTCACGGAGCGCGGCGTCCACGTCGTCCCGGACATCCTCGCGAACGCGGGCGGCGTCACCGTCTCGTACTTCGAGTGGGTGCAGAACCGCCAGCGCTTCCAGTGGACTGAACAGCGCGTCAACGAGGAACTGGAGTCCGTCATCACCGACGCCTTCGACGCGATGATTGACGCCTACGAGGCCAACGACCTCCCGAACCTCCGCATGGCCGCGTACGTCGTCGCCGTCCAGCGCGTCGTCGACGCCTACGAAGGCAGCGGTAGTTGGCCGTAG
- a CDS encoding pyridoxal phosphate-dependent aminotransferase: MDFTDRVRRVEPSATLAVSNLANELEAEGKDVIDLSVGEPDFDTPQNVKDAAEDALEAGETGYTSSNGIPELREAIAAKLRGDGIDYEAGNVIVTPGAKQALFETFQTLVDDGDEVALLDPAWVSYEAMAKIAGAELTRVDLSPHDFQLEPALDELADAVSDDTELLVVNSPSNPTGSVYSREAMESVRDLAVEHDITVISDEIYQHINYGREHVSLAALDGMFERTVTINGFSKAYAMTGWRLGYLAGPEELVDQAGKVHSHSVSSATNFVQHGGVEAIENTDEAVEEMVEAFESRKDRLLELFAEHGTDVPEPDGAFYVMVPVDEDDQQWCQDALKDAHVATVPGSAFGTPGYARISYAASTERLEEAVERLAAEGYL; encoded by the coding sequence ATGGACTTCACCGACAGGGTACGACGAGTAGAACCGAGCGCGACGCTCGCGGTCAGCAACCTCGCGAACGAACTCGAAGCCGAGGGCAAGGACGTCATCGACCTCTCGGTCGGCGAACCCGACTTCGACACGCCGCAGAACGTCAAGGACGCCGCCGAGGACGCCCTCGAAGCCGGCGAGACGGGCTACACGTCCTCGAACGGCATCCCGGAACTGCGGGAGGCCATCGCGGCGAAGCTCCGCGGCGACGGCATCGACTACGAGGCGGGCAACGTCATCGTGACGCCGGGCGCGAAGCAGGCGCTGTTCGAGACGTTCCAGACGCTCGTCGACGACGGCGACGAGGTCGCACTGCTGGACCCCGCGTGGGTGTCCTACGAGGCGATGGCGAAAATCGCGGGCGCGGAACTGACTCGCGTCGACCTCTCGCCGCACGACTTCCAATTGGAGCCGGCGCTGGACGAACTCGCCGACGCGGTGTCGGACGACACCGAACTGCTGGTCGTGAATTCCCCGAGCAACCCCACGGGCTCGGTGTACTCGCGTGAGGCCATGGAGAGCGTCCGCGACCTCGCCGTCGAGCACGACATCACGGTCATCTCGGACGAAATCTACCAGCACATCAACTACGGCCGCGAGCACGTGAGCCTCGCCGCCCTCGACGGGATGTTCGAGCGCACCGTCACCATCAACGGCTTCTCGAAGGCGTACGCGATGACGGGCTGGCGCCTGGGCTACCTCGCGGGGCCCGAGGAACTCGTCGACCAGGCGGGGAAGGTGCACTCGCACTCCGTCTCCTCGGCGACGAACTTCGTCCAGCACGGCGGCGTCGAAGCCATCGAGAACACCGACGAAGCCGTCGAGGAGATGGTCGAGGCGTTCGAGTCCCGGAAGGACCGCCTGCTGGAACTGTTCGCCGAGCACGGCACGGACGTCCCGGAGCCGGACGGCGCGTTCTACGTGATGGTCCCGGTGGACGAGGACGACCAGCAGTGGTGCCAGGATGCCCTGAAGGACGCCCACGTCGCGACCGTCCCCGGGAGCGCGTTCGGCACGCCGGGCTACGCGCGCATCTCGTACGCGGCGAGCACCGAACGGCTCGAAGAAGCGGTCGAGCGCCTCGCGGCAGAAGGCTACCTGTAA
- a CDS encoding calcium-binding protein, translating into MSRCSVPRAAVVAVVAVVVALVAASPATALAAGTVDATTVDSGVLSVDVTGAGAATERGGVYYVWADEPATVRVTVGDYLDDSDTYYADYDVRLTETRQASYSEPFDTSLDVTTVTLGELATTDADLTLEPREQELEPGRHTLYATMYSSQSGDTSRRDDQAITVHVVNKGGDLDADGLSNANELSLDTDFRDADTDGDELEDGYEVHQFDSNPTARDTDGDGTRDDEEVRAGTDYGNADTDADSLDDRSELAGNTSAIEADADLDGLPDALEVDLGTDSEDRDTDGDGLTDLTEYRDTGTDSLDADTDGDGVEDAIELRRYGSNPTATDSDGDGIPDGEEVVRSTDPTTPNDDAENSAVAGSTGAFDWSMHYPLGRLLHALT; encoded by the coding sequence GTGTCTCGGTGCTCAGTTCCGCGTGCCGCCGTGGTCGCCGTGGTCGCCGTGGTCGTCGCTCTCGTGGCGGCGAGCCCGGCGACGGCGCTCGCGGCCGGCACCGTCGACGCCACCACGGTCGACTCCGGCGTCCTCTCGGTCGACGTGACCGGCGCGGGCGCTGCGACCGAGCGTGGTGGCGTCTACTACGTGTGGGCCGACGAACCCGCGACCGTGCGGGTGACCGTCGGTGATTACCTCGACGACTCCGACACCTACTACGCCGACTACGACGTCCGACTGACCGAAACCCGGCAAGCCAGCTACAGCGAGCCGTTCGACACCTCGCTGGACGTGACGACGGTGACGCTCGGCGAACTGGCGACGACCGACGCCGACCTCACGCTCGAACCCCGCGAGCAGGAGCTCGAACCCGGCCGGCACACGCTGTACGCGACGATGTACAGTTCGCAGAGCGGCGACACCTCGCGCCGCGACGACCAGGCAATCACGGTCCACGTCGTCAACAAGGGCGGCGACCTCGACGCCGACGGGCTCTCGAATGCCAACGAGCTCTCCCTGGACACCGACTTCCGGGACGCCGACACGGACGGCGACGAACTCGAAGACGGCTACGAGGTTCACCAGTTCGACTCCAACCCGACCGCCCGCGACACCGACGGTGACGGCACCCGCGACGACGAGGAGGTCCGCGCGGGCACGGACTACGGGAACGCGGACACGGACGCCGACAGCCTCGACGACCGCTCCGAACTCGCGGGGAACACGTCCGCCATCGAGGCCGACGCGGACCTCGACGGGCTCCCGGACGCGCTCGAAGTCGACCTCGGCACCGACTCCGAGGACCGTGACACGGACGGCGACGGACTCACCGACCTGACCGAGTACCGCGACACGGGCACGGACTCGCTGGACGCGGACACGGACGGCGACGGCGTCGAAGACGCCATCGAACTGCGCCGGTACGGCTCCAATCCGACCGCGACCGACTCGGACGGCGACGGGATTCCGGACGGCGAGGAAGTGGTACGCAGCACGGACCCCACGACCCCGAACGACGACGCGGAGAACTCAGCGGTCGCGGGCAGTACTGGCGCGTTCGACTGGTCGATGCACTACCCGCTGGGACGGCTCCTGCACGCACTCACATGA
- a CDS encoding CBS domain-containing protein, with amino-acid sequence MSSSEKPTVEDVMSTPLETISADATVKEAAQRMRAKDISALVVTTTPRAIISSTDVLDAVADGQDVTELTVADVMTTDVETAAPDLYMEEVAAMLTTYGIKHLPVVDDDYVGMISSTDVTAHLS; translated from the coding sequence ATGTCTTCTTCCGAGAAGCCGACAGTCGAGGACGTGATGTCCACGCCGCTGGAGACCATTAGCGCCGACGCGACCGTGAAGGAGGCCGCACAGCGGATGCGCGCGAAAGACATCAGCGCGCTCGTCGTGACGACGACGCCGCGCGCGATAATCAGCAGCACGGACGTCCTCGACGCCGTCGCCGACGGGCAGGACGTCACCGAGTTGACGGTCGCGGACGTGATGACGACCGACGTCGAGACCGCCGCGCCCGACCTCTACATGGAGGAGGTCGCGGCGATGCTGACGACGTACGGCATCAAACACCTCCCGGTCGTCGACGACGACTACGTCGGCATGATCTCCTCGACGGACGTCACCGCACACCTGTCGTAG
- a CDS encoding acyl-CoA carboxylase subunit beta translates to MKVRIGAGATEEEAQAVAAALAEHVADEVEVYLGEADEPAATHAAPEPAASDKPEERKLGPTEREERLREEIADILEGGPEKYKARLSEQDKLFVRDRLDLWFGDEDGDGAGDLLFEDGKFANFDSWHPNSPDVDEADPDTRLPADGLITGAADFEGRDVHFMANDFTVKAGSMAERGVEKFLRMQQRALKTGQPVLYLMDSSGGRIDQQSGFFANREGIGKYYFNHSRLSGRVPQVCVLYGPCIAGAAYTPVFADFTVMVEGMSAMAIASPRMVKMVTGEEIEMQELGGPEVHARQSGSADLVARDEEHARELVSDLIQYLPDNSDEQPPSQPAKPPAKPTAGIDDLIPESPNRAYDMHDLVERVVDADSFFELKPEYGKEILTGYARIDGRTVGIVANQPAERAGAIFPDAAEKAAEFVWKSDAYNIPLLYLCDTPGFMAGSQVEKDAILEKGKKMIYATSEATVPKQSVVVRKAYGAGIYAMSGPAYDPEATIALPSGEIGIMGPEAAINAVYANKLNDIDDPEEREQREQELREEYREDIDVHRMASETAIDEIVPPSELRTELANRFAFYEDVEKDRPAKKHGTIL, encoded by the coding sequence ATGAAGGTACGAATCGGTGCCGGCGCGACCGAGGAGGAAGCGCAGGCGGTCGCCGCCGCGCTCGCCGAACACGTCGCCGACGAGGTCGAAGTGTACCTCGGCGAGGCCGACGAACCCGCAGCCACCCACGCCGCACCCGAGCCCGCCGCGAGCGACAAACCCGAGGAGCGTAAACTCGGGCCGACCGAGCGGGAGGAACGGCTCCGCGAGGAAATCGCGGACATCCTCGAAGGCGGCCCCGAGAAGTACAAGGCGCGCCTGAGCGAGCAGGACAAACTGTTCGTGCGCGACCGCCTCGACCTCTGGTTCGGCGACGAGGACGGGGACGGCGCGGGCGACCTCCTCTTCGAGGACGGGAAGTTCGCCAACTTCGACTCCTGGCACCCGAACAGCCCGGACGTCGACGAGGCCGACCCCGACACCCGCCTCCCCGCGGACGGCCTCATCACCGGGGCCGCGGACTTCGAGGGCCGGGACGTCCACTTCATGGCCAACGACTTCACCGTGAAGGCGGGATCGATGGCCGAGCGCGGCGTCGAGAAGTTCCTCCGGATGCAGCAGCGCGCGCTCAAGACCGGTCAGCCGGTGCTGTACCTGATGGACTCCTCGGGCGGCCGCATCGACCAGCAGTCCGGGTTCTTCGCAAACCGCGAGGGCATCGGGAAGTACTACTTCAATCACTCCCGGCTCTCCGGTCGCGTCCCCCAAGTCTGTGTGCTGTACGGGCCGTGCATCGCCGGAGCCGCGTACACGCCCGTGTTCGCGGATTTCACCGTGATGGTCGAAGGGATGTCCGCGATGGCCATCGCCAGCCCCCGGATGGTGAAGATGGTGACCGGCGAGGAAATCGAGATGCAGGAGTTGGGTGGCCCCGAGGTGCACGCCCGCCAGTCCGGCAGCGCGGACCTCGTCGCCCGCGACGAGGAACACGCCCGCGAACTCGTCTCGGACCTGATTCAGTACCTCCCGGACAACAGCGACGAGCAGCCGCCGAGCCAGCCCGCGAAGCCGCCCGCAAAACCCACCGCGGGCATCGACGACCTGATCCCCGAGTCGCCGAACCGTGCGTACGACATGCACGACCTCGTCGAGCGCGTGGTGGACGCCGACTCCTTCTTCGAACTCAAGCCCGAATACGGCAAGGAGATTCTCACGGGGTACGCGCGCATCGACGGCCGCACGGTCGGCATCGTCGCGAACCAGCCCGCCGAGCGCGCGGGCGCTATCTTCCCGGACGCCGCCGAGAAGGCCGCGGAATTCGTCTGGAAGTCCGACGCCTACAACATTCCGTTACTCTACCTCTGCGACACGCCCGGCTTCATGGCGGGCTCGCAGGTCGAGAAGGACGCCATCCTGGAGAAGGGCAAGAAGATGATTTACGCCACCAGCGAGGCCACCGTCCCCAAGCAGTCCGTCGTCGTGCGGAAGGCCTACGGTGCGGGCATCTACGCCATGAGCGGGCCGGCCTACGACCCCGAAGCCACCATCGCGCTCCCCTCGGGCGAAATCGGCATCATGGGGCCGGAAGCCGCAATCAACGCCGTCTACGCGAACAAGCTGAACGACATCGACGACCCCGAGGAGCGCGAGCAGCGCGAGCAGGAGCTCCGCGAAGAGTACCGCGAGGACATCGACGTCCACCGGATGGCCAGCGAGACCGCCATCGACGAAATCGTCCCGCCCTCCGAACTCCGGACGGAGCTCGCGAACCGCTTCGCGTTCTACGAGGACGTGGAGAAAGACCGGCCCGCGAAGAAACACGGCACAATTCTCTGA
- the ribH gene encoding 6,7-dimethyl-8-ribityllumazine synthase, with protein MVALGLVVAEFNRSVTEQMESAAVETADDADANVVELVRVPGAYDAPLAADRLARRDDVDAVAVVGAIVTGDTDHDDVIAHATAQKLTDVSLDRDTPVAFGVAGPGMSGAEARERVQKGAEAVDSAIHLAEEL; from the coding sequence ATGGTAGCGCTCGGGCTCGTCGTTGCGGAGTTCAACCGCAGCGTCACCGAACAGATGGAATCGGCGGCCGTGGAGACGGCCGACGACGCGGACGCCAACGTCGTCGAGTTGGTCCGCGTGCCGGGCGCGTACGACGCGCCGCTGGCCGCCGACCGGCTCGCGCGCCGCGACGACGTCGACGCCGTCGCGGTCGTCGGCGCTATCGTCACGGGCGACACCGACCACGACGACGTCATCGCACACGCGACCGCCCAGAAGCTCACCGACGTCAGTCTCGACCGCGACACGCCGGTCGCGTTCGGCGTCGCCGGGCCGGGGATGTCGGGCGCGGAAGCCCGCGAACGAGTACAGAAGGGAGCGGAAGCCGTAGACAGCGCGATTCACCTCGCGGAGGAACTCTAA
- a CDS encoding HpcH/HpaI aldolase/citrate lyase family protein: MARRSVLFSPGDQPEFLRKAPETGADVVVFDLEDAVVPARKTEARTAVQSVLADPEFDPDCEVCVRVNPIGAGARDDVETVLAGENPRLDAVVLPKARSADEVTTLGRLLDERAFDVPVLALVESARGVLHAEEIADAGPTDALVFGAEDLAADVGATRTDDGIEVLHAREQVVLAAGAAGVDAIDTVDTDIEDTEGLAEETEFAAQLGYDGKLAIHPSQVDPINDAFTPAEEDVAWAKQVLDAKEEADEAGHGVYRVDGEMVDAPLVAQAERILERALAAGIENGN; this comes from the coding sequence ATGGCTCGACGCAGCGTCCTGTTTTCGCCGGGCGACCAGCCGGAGTTCCTGCGGAAGGCGCCGGAGACGGGCGCGGACGTCGTCGTCTTCGACCTCGAAGACGCGGTCGTGCCCGCGCGCAAGACCGAGGCGCGGACCGCCGTCCAGTCGGTGCTCGCGGACCCCGAGTTCGACCCGGACTGCGAGGTCTGCGTGCGCGTGAACCCGATTGGAGCGGGCGCTCGTGACGACGTGGAGACGGTGCTCGCGGGGGAGAACCCGCGGCTCGACGCGGTCGTCCTCCCGAAAGCCCGGTCCGCCGACGAGGTGACGACGCTCGGCCGGCTGCTCGACGAGCGCGCGTTCGACGTCCCCGTGCTGGCGCTCGTGGAGTCCGCGCGCGGCGTCCTGCACGCCGAGGAAATCGCGGACGCCGGGCCGACGGACGCGCTCGTATTCGGTGCCGAAGACCTCGCAGCGGACGTCGGCGCGACGCGGACCGACGACGGAATCGAAGTCCTCCACGCGCGCGAGCAGGTCGTGCTCGCGGCGGGCGCAGCGGGCGTGGACGCCATCGACACCGTCGACACGGACATCGAGGACACGGAGGGGCTCGCCGAGGAGACCGAATTCGCCGCGCAGTTGGGCTACGACGGGAAGCTCGCGATTCATCCCTCGCAGGTCGACCCCATTAACGACGCGTTCACGCCCGCGGAGGAAGACGTAGCGTGGGCGAAGCAGGTCCTCGACGCCAAGGAGGAGGCCGACGAGGCGGGCCACGGGGTGTACCGCGTGGACGGCGAGATGGTGGACGCGCCGCTGGTCGCGCAGGCCGAGCGCATCCTCGAACGGGCGCTCGCGGCCGGAATCGAGAATGGTAATTAG